The following coding sequences are from one Salvia hispanica cultivar TCC Black 2014 chromosome 3, UniMelb_Shisp_WGS_1.0, whole genome shotgun sequence window:
- the LOC125216394 gene encoding probable methyltransferase PMT5, producing the protein MRSSWYNKLLLTFGPRPPLNWLLLFLVIVLVLVALLGSSPFNPLDSVTDPTRPDIYSSYRRLKEQAVNDYLELRKLGTSPSKDFDLCGKERENYVPCYNSSANLLAGFKDGEDLDRHCEVSRDREYCLVRPPKDYKIPLTWPSGRDVIWSGNVKLSKDQFLSSGSMTKRLMLLEENQISFHSDDEMVVDGVKDYSHQIAEMIGLGSDTEFRDAGVHNVLDIGCGFGSFGAHLLSLKVMAVCMAAYESTGSQVQVALERGLPAVIGNFISKQIPFPSLSYDMIHCTQCGIFWDDKDGMFLIEVDRVLKPGGYFVLTSPRRRQGSKRAIATPLEEFTPKLCWNLLAQQDETFIWQKTTDAKCYSSKQTFPLCNGEDGQSYYKPLAQCISGTGTKRWIPIQNRSSGSLSSAELAIHGISPEDLFQDSEYWRSALRNYWSLLSPLIFSDHPKRPGDEDPMPPYNMVRNVMDMNARYGGLNTALLEARKSVWVMNVVPVGQHNTLPVILDQAFAGVLHNWCEPFPTYPRTYDMLHANGLLSHLASERCSMLDLIFEMDRILRPEGWVIISDKVGQIEIARTLVTQLRWEARVIDLQDGSEQRLLVCQKPFLRK; encoded by the exons ATGAGAAGCTCTTGGTACAATAAACTATTATTGACCTTTGGGCCTAGACCGCCGCTCAACTGGTTGCTTTTGTTTCTAGTTATTGTATTAGTTTTGGTTGCGCTATTGGGATCTTCTCCTTTTAATCCACTCGATTCTGTGACTGATCCTACAAGACCTGACATTTATTCGAGCTATAGAAGGTTGAAAGAGCAAGCTGTTAATGATTACTTGGAATTGCGAAAATTAGGAACCAGTCCGTCAAAGGATTTCGATCTCTGTGGGAAGGAACGAGAGAATTATGTTCCTTGCTACAATTCATCTGCTAACCTGCTAGCTGGTTTTAAAGATGGGGAGGACCTTGATCGTCATTGTGAAGTATCACGAGACCGAGAGTATTGTTTGGTTCGTCCCCCAAAGGACTATAAAATCCCTTTGACCTGGCCAAGTGGAAGGGATGTGATATGGAGTGGAAATGTGAAGCTGAGCAAAGACCAATTTCTTTCATCGGGCAGCATGACAAAAAG GCTGATGTTACTAGAAGagaatcaaatttcatttcattcggatgatgaaatggTTGTTGATGGCGTGAAAGATTACTCTCACCAGATCGCTGAGATGATAGGACTGGGGAGTGACACTGAATTTCGTGATGCTGGT GTGCACAATGTATTAGATATTGGGTGTGGGTTTGGTAGCTTTGGTGCACATTTGCTCTCACTGAAGGTAATGGCTGTCTGTATGGCGGCGTATGAATCAACTGGCAGCCAAGTTCAGGTAGCCCTTGAAAGAGGTCTCCCAGCAGTAATTGGAAATTTCATCTCAAAACAGATACCATTTCCTTCCTTGTCATATGACATGATTCACTGTACTCAGTGTGGTATTTTCTGGGATGACAAAG ATGGAATGTTTCTTATTGAAGTTGACAGAGTCCTCAAACCTGGAGGGTACTTTGTTTTAACCTCACCCAGAAGGCGGCAAGGAAGCAAAAGAGCCATAGCAACTCCTCTTGAAGAATTTACGCCAAAACTTTGCTGGAATCTTCTGGCACAGCAAGACGAAACATTCATCTGGCAGAAAACCACAGATGCTAAATGCTACTCCAG TAAGCAGACCTTTCCCCTTTGTAATGGGGAAGATGGCCAATCTTACTATAAACCACTTGCACAGTGTATAAGTGGGACTGGTACCAAGCGTTGGATTCCAATTCAGAACAGGTCTTCTGGTTCATTGAGTTCTGCTGAGCTTGCTATCCATG GAATAAGTCCTGAAGATTTATTTCAGGACTCGGAGTATTGGAGGTCTGCTTTAAGAAATTATTGGTCACTGCTTTCTCCCTTAATTTTTTCTGACCATCCAAAGAGGCCTGGTGATGAAGACCCAATGCCCCCGTACAATATGGTTCGAAATGTGATGGACATGAATGCTCGTTACGGAGGTTTAAATACTGCCCTTTTGGAAGCAAGAAAGTCTGTGTGGGTAATGAATGTCGTTCCTGTGGGTCAACATAACACACTTCCTGTCATTCTTGATCAAGCTTTTGCGGGTGTCTTGCATAACTG GTGTGAACCTTTCCCCACATACCCTCGCACGTATGATATGCTTCACGCTAATGGACTTTTATCACACCTTGCTTCTGAGAGATGCAGTAtgcttgatttaatttttgaaatggaCCGCATTCTTCGGCCTGAG GGATGGGTTATAATTTCTGATAAGGTTGGTCAAATAGAGATAGCACGAACTCTTGTGACACAGCTGCGGTGGGAAGCCCGAGTCATCGACCTTCAAGATGGCAGTGAGCAACGCCTGCTAGTATGCCAGAAACCGTTTCTGAGAAAATGA
- the LOC125212313 gene encoding protein KTI12 homolog: MALVVICGQPCSGKSTTAAFLPEALHETECKPSVRIVDESSFHVTRNEGYANMPSEKNLRGVLRSEVDRSLSRDNIIIVDSLNSIKGYRYELWCLARAAGTRYCVVHCDVDETHCRRWNDQRREKSEACYDDKIFEDLVRRFERPDSKNRWDSPLFELWPSRDGIEKSSAAIMDAVTYLTKRVDSKTKDVKVLQPTIATQGARLTEANSLYELDRATLEVMNMIVEAQSRAAAAGGPLRGLTLGPGLPSVDMSRHVGLPELRRLRRTFIKLTGQSSLSGPPPPSDADSAKRMFVDYLNRELESS; the protein is encoded by the coding sequence ATGGCTTTGGTTGTTATTTGTGGTCAGCCTTGTAGTGGGAAGTCGACAACTGCGGCCTTCCTGCCCGAAGCCCTTCACGAAACAGAATGCAAGCCATCAGTCCGGATCGTAGATGAGTCTTCCTTTCATGTCACACGGAACGAAGGTTATGCTAACATGCCAtcggaaaaaaatttaagggGGGTTTTGAGATCCGAAGTCGACAGATCTCTGTCTAGAGACAATATTATAATAGTGGACTCTTTGAACAGCATCAAGGGGTACCGGTACGAGCTATGGTGTCTGGCTCGCGCAGCTGGTACAAGATATTGTGTCGTGCACTGTGATGTAGACGAGACACACTGTCGGAGATGGAATGACCAAAGGAGGGAGAAATCAGAGGCGTGTTatgatgataaaatatttgaggATCTGGTTAGGAGATTTGAGAGGCCGGACAGCAAGAACCGTTGGGATTCCCCGTTGTTTGAGCTGTGGCCGTCTAGAGATGGGATTGAAAAATCGTCTGCTGCCATAATGGATGCTGTGACTTACTTGACGAAAAGAGTAGACTCCAAAACCAAAGATGTCAAAGTGTTGCAGCCCACTATTGCAACACAGGGTGCACGGCTAACAGAGGCGAATTCTCTATACGAATTGGATAGAGCGACACTTGAGGTGATGAATATGATCGTGGAAGCACAGTCACGTGCAGCTGCAGCTGGAGGTCCCCTCAGGGGGTTGACTCTTGGACCGGGTTTACCTAGTGTTGATATGTCAAGGCATGTTGGCCTCCCTGAGCTGCGTAGGCTCAGGCGGACTTTCATAAAATTAACAGGGCAGTCGAGCTTGAGTGGTCCGCCACCACCCTCGGATGCTGATAGTGCAAAGAGGATGTTTGTGGATTACTTGAACAGGGAATTAGAAAGTAGTTAA
- the LOC125216503 gene encoding 14-3-3-like protein GF14 iota: MSTEKERETHVYLAKLAEQAERYDEMVESMKNVAMLDVELSVDERNLLSVGYKNVIGARRASWRIMSSIEQKEESKGHDNNVKLIKEYRLKVENELSKICHDILAVIDKHLIPSSASAEATVFFHKMKGDYCRYLAEFKVDQEKKEAADLSLKGYEAASAIANTDLPSTHPIRLGLALNFSVFYYEIMNSPERACHLAKQAFDEAIADLDTLSEESYKDSTLIMQLLRDNLTLWTSDLPEDGEENVNADESKPAEAEN, translated from the exons ATGTCGACcgagaaggagagagagacTCATGTCTACTTGGCCAAGCTCGCTGAACAAGCTGAGCGCTACGATG AAATGGTGGAAAGCATGAAAAATGTTGCAATGCTTGATGTTGAGCTGTCTGTGGATGAAAGAAATCTACTTTCTGTGGGTTACAAGAATGTGATTGGTGCTCGTAGAGCTTCGTGGCGAATCATGTCTTCCATTGAGCAGAAGGAAGAGTCCAAGGGGCATGACAACAATGTCAAGCTCATCAAAGAATATCGTCTCAAGGTTGAGAATGAGCTGTCCAAGATTTGCCACGACATACTGGCGGTCATCGACAAGCATCTCATTCCCTCTTCTGCCTCTGCTGAAGCAACTGTTTTCTTCCACAAGAT GAAAGGTGATTACTGTCGCTACCTTGCTGAGTTCAAGGTTGatcaagaaaagaaagaggCAGCGGATCTGTCCCTCAAGGGCTATGAG GCTGCATCTGCCATCGCAAATACAGATCTGCCCTCTACCCATCCTATCCGTCTTGGTCTTGCTTTGAACTTTTCAGTGTTCTACTACGAAATCATGAATTCACCCGAAAG GGCCTGCCATTTGGCTAAGCAAGCATTTGACGAGGCCATTGCTGATTTGGACACTCTGAGTGAAGAGTCTTACAAAGATAGCACTTTGATTATGCAGCTTTTGAGAGATAACCTCACTCTCTGGACATCTGATTTGCCCGAAGATG GCGAGGAGAATGTGAATGCTGATGAATCCAAACCAGCAGAAGCTGAG AATTAA